In the genome of Hemibagrus wyckioides isolate EC202008001 unplaced genomic scaffold, SWU_Hwy_1.0 Contig11, whole genome shotgun sequence, the window ACATCAGTTTATTCAAGATACTGCGCACTTTCTGGACGAGCTCCTGGGTCTTGACCATTTCCTGGTCATCTTCGTCGCTGTGGGACTTTTTCCATCGCTGGCTTCCAGGCTTTCTCAGCCTTGTCCAGTTGCATGTCATTATTCAGAGACACGCTGGTGGTGATCTTGTTTGGCTTTTTAAGCTCACACTGCTTAGAGATGACAAAAacaattgaaatgtttatttaaaactgaaaggcTGTGACTTTAATTAATGCACCAAATAAAAGACTGATCAACCCTCAGATACTCCAGACTTTAATGTTGCAATTAATAAAGCTATCTGGTGTTTTAAAGTTCCCTTTGTGAGACTTACAGGTCCTCGACCTGCTCCAGGGCAATAAAAAGTGATACATTAGCCTGACGCTTCATACTGAGTAAAGCACTGTGCTCCTATAGAGCGtcatgtcactaactgtcatGTTTACCTTGTCCAGAACGACGCCGGGGATGTCCGGAAAACCCTCGGGTCTGTGCATGCTGGCACTGACGAAGCGTAAACGCAGCAGGAATTCCCGATTgtacttcttcctctcttttgggTTACTAGGAGAGGCAGAGGGATGAGGCTCTGAAGGCTGGACCTCAACAGGAGCAGGCTCAGGAGTGTTGTTTGGCTCAGTCTCCattgggggtgtggtttgtagaGGGGCAGGAGTCTCCACAATGTCACCCCCTGTAAGTGCCAGGTGGTCGAACAAGAAATCACCAAAACTgatgttggctttctttgcctcctctttctcttcttccatcAGGGGAATGAAGAATCTGACCGGTTCCCTGGGCTTTTTCTGGGATCGAGTCTGAtggaagaacacacacaggatcaatgtaatgttcatcataatgtatcaaaacagaaataaagtaatattacagacaacaccactaaagcagctggatttgtttcttttcttctgtgtagtagtatttttgtagtacactgaaattgtccagctcagtattcagctctgaagcaggggcagtgttcagctccgcctcctttgtgggtgtgttttttggAGGTACAGGATCCCTCACAGTGATGCTGCATTCAGGCCTTTTAGGAGGTGTCGTCAGTAAAGATGACATTTTAACTCCATAGAGCTCGGCCATCATGTCTCGATTGCAGTCATTAGGGTCCGTGTTTATAATCTGTAAGGAATTAGGATAAATGCTTGATTCATGAGCACAGAACATGACCATGATAAAACCAGCCAGATGTCTGCTATTCTAGCAAaactttatttgattcattaccagtttgcactcccttttctgcagaagaTGACCTTCATactcagctggaaaaaaaaaacccagtccCAACATGTAAGTAATAACACCTCAGGCCCTGTCccgaatcagaaaaagttcag includes:
- the LOC131349751 gene encoding eukaryotic translation initiation factor 4 gamma 1-like — encoded protein: METEPNNTPEPAPVEVQPSEPHPSASPSNPKERKKYNREFLLRLRFVSASMHRPEGFPDIPGVVLDKVNMTVSDMTLYRSTVLYSV